The DNA region CCCAAGTGAAGGCGAATGGACGCTGCATGCGCTGGATGTGGGGCAGGGCAGCGCCATCGTCATCCAGACGATGCGTCATGCCTTTCTGTTCGACACCGGTTTGCGCAGCGGCCCCGCCTCTGACACCGGCGCACGCGTGATTGCGCCGTTTCTGCGTACCCAGGGGGTGCACCGCCTGGATGCTCTGGTGGTCTCGCACGCCGATATCGATCACGCCGGCGGTGTGCGTAGTGTGCTGGAAGCCGTGCCGGTGGCGCAGTCTTATAGCGCCTTCGGCCTGCACGCCTATCTGGTGCGCGAAGCCGCCATGCTGGCCGAGGCATCAATGCCACCTATGCCGCTGGCCCAGTCCGGGTGCCAATACGGCATGCGCTGGAACATAGATGGCGTTTCTTTTGCGTTTCTGTGGCCATTGGACGATGCGCCCGCTACGCGCAGCCGCAAGCGCGCGCGGCGCAATGACAGCGGTTGTGTGCTGCATATACAGGGCCGCTACCACGCAGCTTTGTTGCCCGGCGACATCGGCGCACGCCAGGAAGCGGCATTGGTGGAGCGGGGCTTGGCCGATGTGGATATCGTTTTGGCCGCCCACCATGGTTCCAAAACCTCTTCCGCCCCAAGCTTCGTCGACAGCATGCGGGCGCAACATGTGATTGTCCAGGCTGGCCGCTGGAATCGCTACGGCCATCCTAGCCCCCTTATTGAACAGCGCTGGCGCGACAGCGGTGCCACGGTGTGGCGTACTGACCTGGATGGCGCCGTCCAGGTCACCTCAAACGCTGTCGCATTGAAGGTCAAGGCGACACGGCAGTCATCGCCGCGCTATTGGCAGACGCCTTGATGCAAGCTTTGCGCCCGCAGTCAGGGCAGGCCCCAACTTGCAGATTCGACCCTGATCGGCGATCATAGATTCAGCTGCCCACAAGGCGGCCAAGCACACTGAAGTCCCGAAAATTCCACAAGACATTTTCAAAAGCGACCATGACAACTAGCACTCCACTACGGCTGCACGTACCCGAGCCCTCGGGCCGACCCGGACACGCCACTGATTTCTCCTATCTGCGGCTGGCCCCTGCCGGCGCCGTACGCAAGCCAGCCATAGACACTTCCGCTGCCGACACCGCCGATCTGGCTTATACGCTGGTGCGCGTGCTGGACGACGACGGCAAGGCGGTAGGACCCTGGGCCGAAGACATCGACGTCCAGTTGCTGCGCAAGGGCCTGCAGACCATGATCAAGACGCGCATCTACGACGCGCGCATGCTGATCGCCCAGCGCCAGAAGAAAATGTCGTTCTACATGCAGAGCCTGGGCGAAGAAGCCGTAGGGGCGGCCCAGATGCTGGCGCTGTCACCAGGCGACATGTGCTTTCCCTCGTACCGGCAGCAAAATCTGCTGATTGCGCAAGATGTGCCCCTGGTCGAGATGATGTGCCAGCTTTTCTCCAACGATAAAGACCGCCTGAAAGGGCGGCAACTGCCGGTCATGTATTCCATGCGCGAACGGGGCTTTTTCTCGATTTCCGGCAATCTTGCAACCCAGTTCGTGCAGGCCGTGGGTTGGGCCATGGCGTCGGCCATCAAGGGCGACACCAAGATCGCTTCGGCATGGATAGGCGATGGCGCCACGGCCGCTGCGGACTTCCAGACGGCCCTGACTTTCGCGCATGTCTACCAGGCGCCGGTCATCCTTAACGTGATCAATAACCAATGGGCGATCTCCACCTTCCAGGCTCTGGCGGGGGGTGAGAGCACCACTTTTGCTGCGCGCGGCATAGGCACGGGCATCGCCTCCTTGCGCGTTGATGGCAATGACTTCCTGGCGGTTTACGCGGTGTCGCGATGGGCGGTAGAGCGGGCGCGCAGCAATTTGGGCCCCACGTTGATCGAATGGGTCACTTACCGTGCCGGCCCGCATTCCACCTCGGACGATCCTTCCAAATACCGACCGGCCGATGACTGGGCGCGGTTTCCCTTGGGCGACCCTATCGAGCGCCTGAAGCAGCATCTGATTGGTGTAGGGGCCTGGAGCGAAGCGGAACACGCCAGTACCCAAAAAGAATACGAGCGCGAAGTCATTAAGGCGCAAAAAGAGGCCGAAAGCCACGGCACGCTGGCGACCGGCGAAACATCCAGCGTCGCAACCATGTTCGAGGACGTTTACAAAGACATGCCTTGGCACCTGCGCCGGCAGCGTCAACAAATGGGGGTGTGATCATGGAAAAAAAGACGAATGCAGATAACGCCCGCCCCATGACCATGATCCAGGCCTTGCGTTCGGCCATGGACGTCATGCTGGCCCGCGACGAGAACGTGGTGATTTTTGGTCAGGACGTCGGCTATTTCGGCGGCGTGTTCCGCTGTACTGAGGGGCTGCAGGCCAAGTATGGCCGCAGCCGGGTTTTTGACGCGCCGATATCCGAGGGCGGTATTGTGGGCGCCGCCGTCGGCATGGGCGCCTATGGCCTGCGCCCGGTGGTAGAGATCCAGTTTGCCGATTACTTTTATCCGGCAACGGACCAGATTGTTTCCGAGGCAGCCCGCCTGCGCTATCGGTCGGCGGGCGAATTCATTGCACCCCTGACCATACGCATGCCCAGCGGCGGCGGCATCTACGGCGGCCAGACGCATAGCCAAAGCCCCGAAGCATTGTTCACGCATGTCAGCGGCTTGCGCACCGTCATGCCGTCCAATCCCTATGACGCCAAAGGGTTGTTGATCGCGGCCATCGAATGCGACGATCCGGTTATTTTCCTCGAGCCCAAACGCCTGTACAACGGGCCTTTTGATGGCCACCACGACCAGCCCGTAACGCCCTGGTCCAAGCATCCGCTCGGCCTGGTGCCCGACGATTACTATTCCATTCCGCTGGATTCGGCCTCGGTGTTCCGCGAGGGGTCGGATCTTACCGTACTGACCTATGGCACCATGGTCTTCGTGTCCGAAGTCGCGGCTCGCGAATCGGGTGTTGATGCCGAGATCATCGACTTGCGCAGCCTGTGGCCAGTGGATATAGACACCATCGTGGCCTCGGTCAAGAAGACGGGGCGCTGCGTGGTGGTACACGAAGCCACCCAGACCAGCGGCTTCGGGGCCGAGCTGGCGACTTTGGTGCAAGAGCATTGCTTCTATCATCTGGAGGCGCCGATAGTGCGCGTGGCCGGGTGGGACACCCCTTACCCGCATGCCCACGAGTGGGCTTACTTTCCGGGGCCGGCACGCGTCGGCGCGGCATTTCGCGGCTGTATGGAAGCGAGTGCCGGCGATAGCGCCACATGGGAAGCCGCAGCCGTGAAGCGGGGGGCTTGAGCATGGGACAGCATGTAATCAAGATGCCCGATATCGGCGAAGGCATTGCCGAAGTCGAACTGGTGGAGTGGCACGTACAAGCGGGCGACGAGGTCGTCGAAGACCAGATTTTGGCAGACGTCATGACCGACAAGGCCACGGTGCAAGTGCCATCGCCCGTGCATGGCAAAGTGCTGGCGCTGGGTGGCAAGGTTGGCGAGGTGATGGCTGTCGGCGCCGAACTGATACGGTTGCAGGTGGAGGGCAAGGGCAATGCGCCCGCAGCCAAGGCGGTTGATGCAGCATCGTCGAGCGAACAGACGCAGGGCGGCGATTCGAGAACACGCGCGCCTGAACCGGCGCCCACGCCAAGGGCAACAGCGTCTTCGGAGGCGAGATCCGACTCCGGCGGCGGGCCCAGCGCCGGATCAAGCGACAGCGGCGCGGGGCGGGTTATTTTCATGCCTGCTGCCCAGGCGGTATCTGCTGTAAGCGCGCCGGCGCGCAAGCCGGGCGAGAAACCGCTGGCCTCTCCGGCGGTGCGCAAACGGGCGTGGGACCTGGGCATAGAGCTGCAGTATGTTGCGGGCAGCGGAGCGGCCGGGCGGATCACCCATGCCGATCTGGACGAGCACCTGGCTCGCGGCCCCGCTGGGCCGACATCGTTGCGACCGGCTGGCGGGTTGGCGCCGCGGGACGACGTACAGGAAATCCCGGTAATCGGCCTGCGTCGCAAGATCGCCGAGAAGATGCAGGAGTCCAAGCGTCGCATTCCGCACTTCACCTACGTCGAGGAAATCGATGTGACCGAACTTGAAGCCTTGCGCCTGCGCCTTAATGAGCGCTGGGGCGGCGAACGCGGCAAGCTCACCATCCTGCCCCTGCTGGCGCGCGCCATGGTGCTGGCCCTGCGCGATTTTCCGCAGATCAACGCCCGTTACGACGATGAGGCCGGCGCCGTCACGCGTTATGGCGCCGTGCATCTGGGCATGGCGGCGCAGACGGAGTCCGGCCTGATGGTGCCGGTCATCCGCCATGCCGAGGCGCTCGACCTTTGGGCATGCGCCAGCGAAATCACCCGCCTGGCTACTGCAGCTCGCAGCGGTCGCGCCTCGCGCGACGAGCTCACGGGTTCCACCATTACCTTGACCAGCCTCGGCGCGCTGGGTGGCATCGTCTCGACACCCGTGATCAACCACCCCGAGGTCGCCATAGTCGGCGTGAATCGCATCGTCGAACGTCCCATGATCGTGGGCGGGGCAATCGTGGCTCGCAAGGTAATGAACCTGTCCTCGTCGTTTGACCACAGGGTGGTGGACGGCATGCACGCGGCGCAATTCATCCAGCAAGTGCGTGGTTTGCTCGAATGCCCCGCCATGCTGTTCGTTGAATAGGGTAGGCATGGAAACAACAAAACTACTTATTGTTGGCGCCGGTCCCGGCGGATACGTGGCAGCTATCCGGGCAGGGCAATTGGGGGTACCTACGGTGCTGGTGGAGGCCGCCGATGTGGGCGGTACCTGCCTGAACATAGGCTGCATACCGTCCAAGGCCCTGATCCATGCGGCAGACGAGTTCCATAAGCTTGCGCAGTATGCCGCTGGTTCGCCGCTGGGCATCAGCGCGCAGTCGCCAGCCATCAACCTGGCCACCACGGTGGGGTGGAAGGACGACATCGTCAAGAAACTTACCGGAGGCGTGGCCGCTTTGCTCAAGAAGAATGGCGTGCAACTGGTCCAGGGGCAGGCGCATATTGTCGATGGCAAGACGGTGGATGTTGCCCTGGCCGGCGGCAAGACGCAGCGTATTGTCTGCGAACACCTCTTGCTTGCGACCGGTTCAGAGCCAGTGGCCTTGCCCTTCATGCCCTTCGGCGGTCCTGTCATTTCTTCCACCGAGGCCTTGTCCCCCAGCAAGCTGCCCGGGCGGCTGGCTGTAGTGGGTGCCGGCTACATCGGTCTTGAATTGGGCATGGCGTATCGCAAGCTGGGTGTCGAGGTCGACATCATCGAAGCACAAGACCGCATACTTCCCGCCTACGATGCGGCCTTGTCGCGCCCGGTGCTGGCTTCCTTGAAGCGCTTGGGTGTGGGGCTGTATTTATCGACCGCGGTGCAGGGCATGTCGGACGATGGCAAGGCGCTGCGTGTGCGGGACAAGCAAGACAAGGTCACCGACCTGCCGGCCGACCAGGTTCTGGTCGCGGTAGGTCGGCGGCCACGCACCGTGGGTTATGGCCTGGAGTCCCTGATGCTTGACATGAATGGCTCGGCGTTGCGCATTGACGATCAATGCGCGACCTCCATGCGCAATGTGTGGGCGATTGGCGATCTGACCGGCGAGCCCATGCTGGCTCACCGCGCCATGGCGCAAGGCGAGATGGTTGCAGAGATCATCGCCGGCCATCGCCGCCGCTACGCGCCCGCCGCCGTACCTGCCGTTTGCTTCACTGACCCCGAGATCGCCACCGCCGGCTTGGCACCACAGGAAGCGCAAGCCGCCGGCCTGGATTGCCTGGACGCCATGTTTCCCTTCGCTGCCAATGGCCGCGCCATGACGCTGGAGTCCGCCGATGGCTTTGTGCGTGTGGTGGCGCGACGGGATAACCACCTTATTGTTGGCTGGCAGGCGGTAGGGCGTGGCGTGTCGGAACTGGCCGCCGCATTCTCGCAGTCGCTCGAGATGGGCGCCACGCTGGAAGATGTGGCCGGTACCATACACGCCCACCCATCCCTGGGCGAAGCCGTGCAAGAGGCGGCGTTACGTGCCTTGGGACATGCATTGCATGTTTGAGTAGGCTGAATGTGCGTGACGCTACAATCGAAGGCTCCCAATCTCTTGCAAAGCCCCGCCATGACCGCTCAAGCGCCGACACTTACTGCCGACCAGCCCCGACTTGACTACGTCATGTGCGCCAG from Pollutimonas thiosulfatoxidans includes:
- a CDS encoding alpha-ketoacid dehydrogenase subunit beta, whose product is MEKKTNADNARPMTMIQALRSAMDVMLARDENVVIFGQDVGYFGGVFRCTEGLQAKYGRSRVFDAPISEGGIVGAAVGMGAYGLRPVVEIQFADYFYPATDQIVSEAARLRYRSAGEFIAPLTIRMPSGGGIYGGQTHSQSPEALFTHVSGLRTVMPSNPYDAKGLLIAAIECDDPVIFLEPKRLYNGPFDGHHDQPVTPWSKHPLGLVPDDYYSIPLDSASVFREGSDLTVLTYGTMVFVSEVAARESGVDAEIIDLRSLWPVDIDTIVASVKKTGRCVVVHEATQTSGFGAELATLVQEHCFYHLEAPIVRVAGWDTPYPHAHEWAYFPGPARVGAAFRGCMEASAGDSATWEAAAVKRGA
- a CDS encoding dihydrolipoamide acetyltransferase family protein is translated as MGQHVIKMPDIGEGIAEVELVEWHVQAGDEVVEDQILADVMTDKATVQVPSPVHGKVLALGGKVGEVMAVGAELIRLQVEGKGNAPAAKAVDAASSSEQTQGGDSRTRAPEPAPTPRATASSEARSDSGGGPSAGSSDSGAGRVIFMPAAQAVSAVSAPARKPGEKPLASPAVRKRAWDLGIELQYVAGSGAAGRITHADLDEHLARGPAGPTSLRPAGGLAPRDDVQEIPVIGLRRKIAEKMQESKRRIPHFTYVEEIDVTELEALRLRLNERWGGERGKLTILPLLARAMVLALRDFPQINARYDDEAGAVTRYGAVHLGMAAQTESGLMVPVIRHAEALDLWACASEITRLATAARSGRASRDELTGSTITLTSLGALGGIVSTPVINHPEVAIVGVNRIVERPMIVGGAIVARKVMNLSSSFDHRVVDGMHAAQFIQQVRGLLECPAMLFVE
- a CDS encoding 3-methyl-2-oxobutanoate dehydrogenase (2-methylpropanoyl-transferring) subunit alpha translates to MTTSTPLRLHVPEPSGRPGHATDFSYLRLAPAGAVRKPAIDTSAADTADLAYTLVRVLDDDGKAVGPWAEDIDVQLLRKGLQTMIKTRIYDARMLIAQRQKKMSFYMQSLGEEAVGAAQMLALSPGDMCFPSYRQQNLLIAQDVPLVEMMCQLFSNDKDRLKGRQLPVMYSMRERGFFSISGNLATQFVQAVGWAMASAIKGDTKIASAWIGDGATAAADFQTALTFAHVYQAPVILNVINNQWAISTFQALAGGESTTFAARGIGTGIASLRVDGNDFLAVYAVSRWAVERARSNLGPTLIEWVTYRAGPHSTSDDPSKYRPADDWARFPLGDPIERLKQHLIGVGAWSEAEHASTQKEYEREVIKAQKEAESHGTLATGETSSVATMFEDVYKDMPWHLRRQRQQMGV
- the lpdA gene encoding dihydrolipoyl dehydrogenase codes for the protein METTKLLIVGAGPGGYVAAIRAGQLGVPTVLVEAADVGGTCLNIGCIPSKALIHAADEFHKLAQYAAGSPLGISAQSPAINLATTVGWKDDIVKKLTGGVAALLKKNGVQLVQGQAHIVDGKTVDVALAGGKTQRIVCEHLLLATGSEPVALPFMPFGGPVISSTEALSPSKLPGRLAVVGAGYIGLELGMAYRKLGVEVDIIEAQDRILPAYDAALSRPVLASLKRLGVGLYLSTAVQGMSDDGKALRVRDKQDKVTDLPADQVLVAVGRRPRTVGYGLESLMLDMNGSALRIDDQCATSMRNVWAIGDLTGEPMLAHRAMAQGEMVAEIIAGHRRRYAPAAVPAVCFTDPEIATAGLAPQEAQAAGLDCLDAMFPFAANGRAMTLESADGFVRVVARRDNHLIVGWQAVGRGVSELAAAFSQSLEMGATLEDVAGTIHAHPSLGEAVQEAALRALGHALHV